A portion of the Symphalangus syndactylus isolate Jambi chromosome 13, NHGRI_mSymSyn1-v2.1_pri, whole genome shotgun sequence genome contains these proteins:
- the YJEFN3 gene encoding yjeF N-terminal domain-containing protein 3 isoform X2, with translation MSSAAGPDPSEAPEERRFLSTAEAAALERELLEDYRFGRQQLVELCGHASAVAVTKAFPLPALSRKQRTVLVVCGPEQNGAVGLVCARHLRVFEYEPTIFYPTRSLDLLHRDLTTQCEKMDIPFLSYLPAEVQLINEAYGLVVDAVLGPGVEPGEVGGPCTRALATLKLLSIPLVSLDIPSGWDAETGSDSEDGLRPDVLVSLAAPKRCAGRFSGRHHFVAGRFVPDDVRRKFALRLPGYTGTDCVAAL, from the exons ATGAGCAGCGCAGCCGGCCCAGACCCGTCGGAGGCGCCCGAGGAGCGGCGTTTCCTCAG CACCGCGGAGGCAGCCGCCCTGGAGCGGGAGCTGCTGGAGGATTATCGCTTTGGGCGGCAGCAGCTCGTGGAGCTGTGCGGTCATGCTAGTGCCGTGGCTGTGACCAAG GCGTTCCCGTTGCCCGCTCTTTCCCGGAAGCAGAGGACGGTGCTAGTCGTGTGCGGCCCAGAGCAGAACGGGGCAGTGGGGCTGGTCTGTGCCCGGCACCTGCGGGTGTTT gagtACGAACCCACCATCTTCTACCCCACACGCTCGCTGGACCTGCTGCATCGGGACCTGACCACCCAGTGCGAGAAGATGGACATCCCCTTCCTGAGCTACCTGCCCGCTGAG GTGCAGCTCATTAATGAAGCCTACGGGCTGGTAGTGGACGCCGTGCTGGGCCCAGGCGTGGAGCCGGGCGAGGTCGGGGGCCCCTGCACCCGCGCGCTGGCCACGCTCAAGCTGCTGTCCATCCCCCTCGTGAGCCTGGACATCCCCTCAG GCTGGGACGCAGAGACCGGCAGCGATTCGGAGGACGGGCTGCGGCCTGACGTGCTGGTGTCTCTCGCGGCGCCCAAGCGCTGCGCCGGCCGCTTCTCCGGGCGCCACCACTTCGTGGCCGGCAGGTTCGTGCCCGACGACGTGCGCCGCAAGTTCGCTCTGCGCCTGCCGGGATACACGGGCACCGACTGCGTCGCGGCACTGTGA
- the YJEFN3 gene encoding yjeF N-terminal domain-containing protein 3 isoform X1, which yields MSSAAGPDPSEAPEERRFLRSAGERPPLSISPDMGRAELSSNATTSLVQRRKQAWGRQSWLEQIWNTGAVCQSTAEAAALERELLEDYRFGRQQLVELCGHASAVAVTKAFPLPALSRKQRTVLVVCGPEQNGAVGLVCARHLRVFEYEPTIFYPTRSLDLLHRDLTTQCEKMDIPFLSYLPAEVQLINEAYGLVVDAVLGPGVEPGEVGGPCTRALATLKLLSIPLVSLDIPSGWDAETGSDSEDGLRPDVLVSLAAPKRCAGRFSGRHHFVAGRFVPDDVRRKFALRLPGYTGTDCVAAL from the exons ATGAGCAGCGCAGCCGGCCCAGACCCGTCGGAGGCGCCCGAGGAGCGGCGTTTCCTCAGGTCAGCTGGGGAGAG ACCCCCACTCTCCATCTCTCCCGACATGGGAAGAGCTGAGCTTAGCTCAAATGCTACCACCTCCCTTGtccagaggaggaaacaggcCTGGGGAAGGCAGTCATGGCTAGAGCAGATTTGGAACACAGGGGCTGTTTGCCAGAG CACCGCGGAGGCAGCCGCCCTGGAGCGGGAGCTGCTGGAGGATTATCGCTTTGGGCGGCAGCAGCTCGTGGAGCTGTGCGGTCATGCTAGTGCCGTGGCTGTGACCAAG GCGTTCCCGTTGCCCGCTCTTTCCCGGAAGCAGAGGACGGTGCTAGTCGTGTGCGGCCCAGAGCAGAACGGGGCAGTGGGGCTGGTCTGTGCCCGGCACCTGCGGGTGTTT gagtACGAACCCACCATCTTCTACCCCACACGCTCGCTGGACCTGCTGCATCGGGACCTGACCACCCAGTGCGAGAAGATGGACATCCCCTTCCTGAGCTACCTGCCCGCTGAG GTGCAGCTCATTAATGAAGCCTACGGGCTGGTAGTGGACGCCGTGCTGGGCCCAGGCGTGGAGCCGGGCGAGGTCGGGGGCCCCTGCACCCGCGCGCTGGCCACGCTCAAGCTGCTGTCCATCCCCCTCGTGAGCCTGGACATCCCCTCAG GCTGGGACGCAGAGACCGGCAGCGATTCGGAGGACGGGCTGCGGCCTGACGTGCTGGTGTCTCTCGCGGCGCCCAAGCGCTGCGCCGGCCGCTTCTCCGGGCGCCACCACTTCGTGGCCGGCAGGTTCGTGCCCGACGACGTGCGCCGCAAGTTCGCTCTGCGCCTGCCGGGATACACGGGCACCGACTGCGTCGCGGCACTGTGA
- the YJEFN3 gene encoding yjeF N-terminal domain-containing protein 3 isoform X3 — protein MSSAAGPDPSEAPEERRFLSTAEAAALERELLEDYRFGRQQLVELCGHASAVAVTKAFPLPALSRKQRTVLVVCGPEQNGAVGLVCARHLRVFEYEPTIFYPTRSLDLLHRDLTTQCEKMDIPFLSYLPAEAGTQRPAAIRRTGCGLTCWCLSRRPSAAPAASPGATTSWPAGSCPTTCAASSLCACRDTRAPTASRHCDRHPRPHRWDPRQ, from the exons ATGAGCAGCGCAGCCGGCCCAGACCCGTCGGAGGCGCCCGAGGAGCGGCGTTTCCTCAG CACCGCGGAGGCAGCCGCCCTGGAGCGGGAGCTGCTGGAGGATTATCGCTTTGGGCGGCAGCAGCTCGTGGAGCTGTGCGGTCATGCTAGTGCCGTGGCTGTGACCAAG GCGTTCCCGTTGCCCGCTCTTTCCCGGAAGCAGAGGACGGTGCTAGTCGTGTGCGGCCCAGAGCAGAACGGGGCAGTGGGGCTGGTCTGTGCCCGGCACCTGCGGGTGTTT gagtACGAACCCACCATCTTCTACCCCACACGCTCGCTGGACCTGCTGCATCGGGACCTGACCACCCAGTGCGAGAAGATGGACATCCCCTTCCTGAGCTACCTGCCCGCTGAG GCTGGGACGCAGAGACCGGCAGCGATTCGGAGGACGGGCTGCGGCCTGACGTGCTGGTGTCTCTCGCGGCGCCCAAGCGCTGCGCCGGCCGCTTCTCCGGGCGCCACCACTTCGTGGCCGGCAGGTTCGTGCCCGACGACGTGCGCCGCAAGTTCGCTCTGCGCCTGCCGGGATACACGGGCACCGACTGCGTCGCGGCACTGTGACCGCCACCCGCGCCCACACCGCTGGGACCCTCGCCAATAA